One segment of Novipirellula artificiosorum DNA contains the following:
- a CDS encoding flagellar basal body L-ring protein FlgH: MSELKSILLLLCAALLAMPIAAAQDSSLLRQPLPQHTGPAYSGSAYSAPGQTATMQPLQSSNDAYTPQPPSRSMTQGNPGAPPTMLSGVSWTYQPPPQLRRFQKNDIIAIRIDEITRMMAEGSADSRKRTMYEAIVSDWIQLEDFSLRPDPQEGGDPSVATESNNQFRSESSVESRESLSFNIAATIVDIRPNGNLVLEARKTIRVNDNLWETSMSGICRAEDIAPDNTVLSRDVIDLEIRKEDQGHLRDGYKRGWFSRWFDRVQPF; encoded by the coding sequence ATGAGCGAACTCAAATCCATCCTGTTGCTGCTTTGCGCTGCGTTGTTGGCAATGCCCATTGCCGCTGCCCAAGACAGTTCGCTGCTACGGCAACCGCTGCCCCAGCACACGGGCCCTGCTTATTCAGGGTCTGCCTATTCGGCGCCCGGACAAACCGCGACGATGCAGCCGCTGCAATCCTCCAACGACGCCTACACACCGCAGCCACCGTCTCGGTCGATGACGCAAGGCAATCCGGGCGCTCCGCCTACGATGCTAAGTGGCGTCAGTTGGACGTACCAGCCGCCGCCACAATTACGACGTTTTCAAAAGAATGACATCATTGCGATTCGCATCGACGAGATCACGCGAATGATGGCCGAAGGGAGTGCGGACAGCCGCAAGCGGACCATGTACGAAGCGATCGTCAGCGATTGGATTCAGTTGGAAGATTTTAGCTTGCGACCGGACCCACAAGAGGGCGGTGATCCGAGTGTTGCGACCGAATCAAACAATCAATTTCGCAGTGAGTCGTCGGTCGAATCACGAGAATCGTTGTCCTTCAATATCGCCGCGACCATTGTTGACATCCGGCCCAACGGCAACCTTGTGCTCGAAGCTCGCAAGACGATCCGAGTGAACGACAACCTTTGGGAAACATCGATGTCGGGGATTTGTCGTGCGGAAGATATCGCTCCCGACAATACCGTGCTCAGTCGCGATGTGATTGATCTCGAAATCCGCAAGGAAGATCAGGGGCATTTGCGAGACGGATACAAACGTGGCTGGTTCAGCCGATGGTTCGATCGCGTGCAACCCTTTTAG
- the flgA gene encoding flagellar basal body P-ring formation chaperone FlgA, producing MHARNRSWAMIAAAAFGMLGVTPHTFAQTASLVPVRKPSTQNTTIGQDTSWTFRMKPDVIVESPIVRLSDVIVPLDPNTPGWPRLARTAVGLVPVDGTPMQVDRDRLSKVIEHTEATPRTIHWVGSNRSQVHYEQGNPSRSQAVQQTQYRVAVDADTPAIDLAFAERIIRWIKQTIDRDDRDFQDRYELTIDPTQPAMHGLVRARGIQQATFVSGIQEGEVVLRVVSLGLEGPIEAELVATIVANPVAIVPTRSIRSGVRLGPGDLTKQPIPLAEWDDAYYTDVSDLIGTESKGSLRASEPIRYGSVGKPTLVRRGDLLEVRVINGAISVTTNAKAQCDGSESDLIEIETLDPRKRLVARVVSSGLVEIVTRAPRTE from the coding sequence ATGCATGCTCGTAATCGATCCTGGGCCATGATCGCGGCCGCTGCATTCGGCATGCTCGGTGTGACGCCGCACACGTTTGCCCAAACCGCTTCGCTCGTCCCCGTGCGAAAACCGTCCACTCAAAACACGACGATTGGCCAGGACACTTCGTGGACGTTTCGAATGAAGCCGGACGTGATCGTAGAGTCGCCAATCGTGCGACTCAGCGACGTCATCGTGCCACTCGATCCGAACACGCCGGGTTGGCCACGTTTGGCCCGGACCGCCGTTGGTTTGGTTCCTGTGGATGGAACACCGATGCAGGTCGATCGAGACCGTTTGAGTAAGGTGATTGAGCATACCGAAGCGACCCCACGAACGATCCATTGGGTTGGATCCAATCGTTCACAGGTTCACTATGAACAGGGAAACCCATCGAGATCACAAGCGGTACAACAAACCCAATACCGAGTCGCAGTGGATGCGGACACGCCCGCGATTGATCTCGCGTTCGCCGAGCGAATCATCCGCTGGATCAAGCAAACCATCGATCGCGACGACCGGGATTTTCAAGATCGTTACGAGTTGACGATCGATCCAACTCAGCCTGCAATGCATGGGCTCGTGCGGGCTCGAGGAATCCAGCAGGCAACCTTCGTTTCGGGCATCCAAGAAGGCGAGGTTGTCTTGCGAGTCGTCTCGCTGGGACTCGAAGGGCCGATCGAAGCCGAGTTGGTTGCAACGATCGTCGCGAACCCTGTCGCGATCGTGCCAACCCGAAGCATTCGGAGCGGCGTCCGACTTGGTCCAGGCGACCTGACCAAGCAACCGATTCCTCTCGCCGAATGGGACGATGCGTACTACACCGACGTCTCCGATCTGATTGGCACCGAAAGCAAGGGCAGTCTGCGTGCGAGCGAACCGATTCGATATGGCAGCGTCGGCAAACCCACCTTGGTTCGACGCGGTGACCTGTTGGAAGTCCGCGTTATCAATGGAGCCATCAGTGTGACGACCAATGCAAAAGCCCAATGTGATGGCTCGGAATCCGATCTGATTGAAATCGAAACACTCGATCCTCGTAAACGTCTTGTCGCACGTGTTGTCAGCAGCGGACTGGTTGAAATCGTCACTCGTGCCCCCAGGACGGAGTAA
- the flgG gene encoding flagellar basal-body rod protein FlgG, whose translation MSVQSLYTAATGMGAMETKLDVIANNLANINTTGFKKDRANFEDLLYRTEVYPGVKDASQNPTAVGTQVGLGVRVTSTQTDQRQGTLQQTGRELDVAIRGSGYLKTIDPSTQDTMYTRAGNLDINANGQLVIGSAQTGRLLEPPITIPQDASAITINGSGEIMVRQPGNAELSTVGQIELAQFINPDGLLKMGENMYLQTDASGQEISGNPGEQGLGTLVQGNLEASNVEPVQELIDLITTQRAFELNSQAIQAGDQVMQNISNLRRF comes from the coding sequence ATGAGCGTTCAATCGCTGTACACCGCTGCCACCGGCATGGGGGCAATGGAAACCAAATTGGATGTGATTGCCAATAACTTGGCAAACATCAACACCACGGGCTTCAAGAAAGACCGAGCCAATTTCGAGGATTTGCTCTATCGCACGGAAGTCTACCCGGGCGTGAAAGACGCAAGCCAGAACCCAACCGCAGTTGGAACCCAAGTCGGACTTGGCGTGCGAGTGACGAGCACCCAAACCGACCAACGCCAAGGAACGCTTCAACAAACCGGTCGCGAACTTGACGTTGCGATCCGCGGTTCCGGCTATTTGAAGACGATCGATCCATCGACGCAAGACACGATGTACACACGAGCAGGAAATCTCGATATCAATGCTAACGGGCAACTGGTGATTGGCTCCGCGCAAACGGGCCGTCTGCTTGAACCACCGATCACGATTCCTCAAGACGCCTCAGCCATAACGATCAACGGCAGTGGCGAAATCATGGTCCGGCAACCGGGCAATGCGGAACTTTCAACCGTCGGGCAAATTGAGCTCGCTCAGTTCATTAACCCCGATGGGTTGCTAAAAATGGGCGAAAACATGTACTTGCAAACCGATGCATCTGGGCAAGAGATTTCAGGGAACCCAGGTGAACAAGGGCTTGGTACGTTGGTGCAAGGGAACCTCGAAGCATCGAACGTCGAACCCGTTCAAGAATTGATTGACTTGATCACCACACAGCGAGCGTTTGAACTCAACAGCCAAGCGATCCAAGCCGGTGATCAAGTGATGCAGAATATCTCGAATCTAAGACGATTCTAA
- a CDS encoding flagellar hook-basal body protein, with translation MPYGVYLSASGANAQSHRLQVLSNNLANTQTPGYKPQQTILQARFAELIEEGDVQPGLGGADDIGGGVTIQHAQTQFDQGPLKWTGNETDFAINDADSFFVVQRGDERMMTRAGEFVFDSRGRMINPAGDQVLGSDGRAIQIEPGVPYHVAPEGRIQQGGNRFEIMLAKPKSLGDLSHVGGNLFKPLADFDLVPGDQRKVVAGEVEQSSVNPTMAMVELIETSRAYEANVRMIQNQDSVMGTLISRVLQS, from the coding sequence ATGCCCTACGGTGTCTATCTCTCGGCCTCTGGTGCGAATGCTCAGAGCCACCGATTGCAGGTACTCAGCAACAATTTGGCCAACACGCAAACGCCCGGCTACAAGCCTCAGCAAACCATTCTGCAGGCACGCTTCGCGGAATTGATCGAAGAAGGCGACGTGCAACCCGGTCTCGGGGGTGCGGACGACATTGGAGGTGGCGTGACGATCCAGCATGCCCAGACCCAGTTCGATCAAGGCCCGCTGAAATGGACGGGAAATGAAACCGATTTTGCGATCAATGACGCCGATTCTTTTTTTGTCGTCCAGCGTGGCGACGAACGAATGATGACGCGAGCGGGAGAGTTCGTGTTTGATTCTCGCGGCCGAATGATCAATCCCGCCGGCGATCAAGTACTCGGCAGCGACGGCCGAGCGATCCAAATTGAACCGGGTGTTCCCTATCACGTTGCTCCCGAGGGGCGGATTCAACAGGGTGGCAATCGTTTCGAGATCATGCTAGCGAAACCCAAAAGCCTCGGCGACCTTTCTCACGTCGGTGGCAATTTGTTCAAACCGCTTGCCGACTTTGATCTTGTCCCCGGCGACCAGCGAAAGGTAGTAGCAGGGGAGGTCGAGCAATCGTCGGTCAACCCGACGATGGCGATGGTGGAATTGATCGAGACATCACGTGCGTACGAAGCGAACGTGCGAATGATCCAAAACCAAGACAGTGTGATGGGCACGCTGATCAGCCGTGTGTTGCAGTCGTAA
- the pepF gene encoding oligoendopeptidase F yields the protein MTTETLPARTDVNPAYCWDLSSLFPNDQAWETEFKKLEEQIAVFETYRGRLAESATVLAEALAFDSDFDRRAERIGTYAFLKTTEDQGDSHSQGMKMRFQNLAVRAGQAASFMRPELLSVDEGRMSQLMDDETLSLYRLQLERLLRYRPHTLSDSEERLLAMQGEMASAASNAFRQLNDADLRFGEIEDHHGRKIELSHATFGQLLISPDRKVRRKAFHQYYQQFSQHENTLAATLGGNIQRDVYYARARNYESSLQSSLFPDNVPVDVYDNLIAAVRDSLPNVHHYLDVRRRKMGIDKIHHYDTYVPILSDIKKHHSWEEAVAVILESLAPLGSEYLGVLEEGLRGRWSDRYPNRGKQSGAFSCGTFDADPYILMNFKEEVLNDVFTLTHEAGHSMHSWHSARHQPFEYYNYTIFVAEVASTFNEQLLTDHLLKHATDDNERAYLINNELDGIRATVVRQTMFAEFEKITHEMAEAGEPLTVKAFRSVYRELLDAYFGPDFVVDEELERECFRIPHFYRAFYVYKYATGLSAAVALSRRVLEGGPQELDDYLQFLSGGCSKDPLDLLRDAGVDMTSPEPVATTLKRFKTLTEELDSLI from the coding sequence ATGACGACCGAGACGCTGCCGGCCCGAACCGATGTCAATCCAGCATACTGCTGGGATCTGTCTAGCCTCTTTCCGAACGATCAGGCGTGGGAAACGGAGTTCAAGAAATTAGAGGAACAGATTGCCGTTTTTGAGACTTATCGTGGTCGGCTTGCGGAATCGGCGACGGTCTTGGCTGAAGCGCTCGCATTTGACAGTGACTTTGATCGTAGGGCGGAGCGAATTGGGACGTATGCGTTCTTGAAGACCACCGAAGACCAGGGAGACAGCCACAGCCAGGGGATGAAAATGCGTTTTCAAAACCTGGCCGTTCGAGCAGGGCAAGCCGCCAGTTTTATGCGTCCCGAGTTGCTGTCGGTCGATGAAGGACGGATGTCACAGTTGATGGATGACGAAACCCTTTCGCTCTATCGCTTACAACTCGAACGACTGCTCCGCTATCGGCCGCACACGTTGTCCGATAGCGAAGAACGGTTGTTGGCGATGCAGGGAGAAATGGCATCGGCCGCCAGCAATGCGTTTCGCCAATTGAACGATGCCGATTTACGATTTGGCGAGATCGAGGACCATCACGGCCGCAAAATCGAATTGTCGCACGCGACGTTCGGCCAATTGCTCATCAGCCCGGATCGCAAAGTTCGTCGCAAGGCATTTCATCAATACTATCAGCAGTTCTCCCAACATGAAAACACGCTCGCTGCGACCCTTGGCGGCAACATCCAGCGAGACGTCTACTACGCCCGGGCAAGGAATTATGAAAGTAGCCTGCAATCGTCGTTGTTTCCCGACAACGTGCCGGTCGATGTTTATGACAACTTGATTGCCGCCGTTCGAGATTCGCTGCCCAACGTCCACCACTATCTTGACGTTCGACGCCGAAAAATGGGCATCGACAAAATCCACCACTATGACACGTACGTGCCGATTCTGAGCGATATCAAGAAGCACCACAGCTGGGAGGAAGCCGTTGCGGTGATCCTCGAATCTCTCGCCCCGCTTGGCTCGGAGTATTTGGGGGTTCTCGAAGAGGGCTTGCGCGGCCGTTGGTCGGATCGCTACCCCAATCGAGGTAAGCAGAGCGGCGCTTTCTCGTGTGGCACCTTTGATGCCGACCCTTACATCTTGATGAACTTTAAGGAAGAAGTGCTCAACGATGTCTTCACGCTCACCCATGAAGCCGGCCACTCGATGCACAGTTGGCATTCCGCACGGCACCAACCCTTCGAGTACTACAACTACACGATTTTTGTGGCCGAAGTCGCCAGCACGTTCAACGAGCAGCTGTTAACGGACCATTTGCTCAAGCATGCGACGGACGATAACGAGCGAGCCTACCTGATCAATAACGAACTTGATGGGATTCGTGCGACCGTCGTGCGTCAAACCATGTTCGCGGAGTTTGAAAAGATCACTCATGAAATGGCCGAAGCGGGTGAACCGTTGACGGTAAAAGCGTTTCGAAGTGTCTATCGTGAATTGCTCGACGCTTACTTTGGACCGGACTTCGTCGTCGACGAGGAATTGGAACGCGAGTGTTTTCGTATTCCCCATTTCTATCGAGCATTCTATGTCTACAAGTATGCTACGGGGCTCAGCGCCGCAGTGGCGCTTTCGCGACGGGTGCTCGAAGGTGGTCCGCAGGAACTAGACGATTACTTGCAGTTCTTGTCGGGCGGATGCAGCAAGGATCCGCTGGACCTGCTTCGTGACGCGGGCGTCGACATGACCAGCCCCGAACCGGTGGCGACGACGCTCAAGCGATTCAAGACGTTGACCGAAGAGCTCGATTCGCTGATTTGA
- the lpxD gene encoding UDP-3-O-(3-hydroxymyristoyl)glucosamine N-acyltransferase → MNVRLSSLVALVDGKLIDGTAVGHRDSLCTGAFPLGDESSGQVTMLDDPRRVSQLADSDAVAVVTATELPSAPMAQLVVKNHHAAFSKIVSFFRPPLTRELPLSGADRSATVAESAHVHPSAIVGANVTIGQRTRIMPGVVIMPGCVIGEDCVLFPGVTLYEYTQIGDRCVIHSGTILGANGFGYRQENGRHIPTAQLGFVQLDNDVELGACVTIDRATYGRTRIGEGTKIDNQVMIGHNCRIGRHNLLCSQVGIAGSCTTGDHVILAGQVGLKDHIHLGDRTIVGAQAGVMEDCVGDQVYLGSPATPQREQMQIMAVERRLPEMRRELKTLRRDMERIVDTFEPVPPAEPIDRRSKRAA, encoded by the coding sequence ATGAATGTACGGCTCTCAAGCTTAGTGGCCCTGGTTGACGGCAAACTGATTGACGGCACGGCAGTGGGCCATCGCGATTCGCTCTGTACCGGGGCATTTCCGCTTGGCGACGAATCGAGTGGTCAGGTCACGATGTTGGACGATCCGCGGCGCGTCAGCCAATTGGCGGATTCCGATGCGGTAGCGGTCGTCACAGCGACCGAGTTGCCGTCCGCGCCGATGGCGCAGCTGGTCGTTAAGAATCACCATGCTGCGTTTTCCAAAATCGTCTCGTTCTTTCGCCCACCCCTTACGCGTGAGTTGCCCCTTTCCGGGGCGGATCGGTCGGCAACGGTAGCGGAATCTGCTCACGTGCATCCCTCTGCGATCGTCGGTGCAAACGTCACCATCGGCCAACGCACGCGAATCATGCCTGGCGTGGTGATCATGCCTGGCTGTGTGATCGGCGAGGATTGCGTCTTGTTTCCGGGTGTCACCCTTTACGAATACACTCAAATTGGTGACCGGTGTGTGATTCATTCGGGCACGATTCTTGGCGCCAACGGCTTCGGGTACCGCCAGGAAAACGGTCGACACATTCCGACCGCACAACTCGGCTTTGTCCAACTCGACAATGATGTCGAACTTGGGGCCTGCGTGACGATCGACCGAGCGACCTACGGACGGACGCGAATTGGTGAGGGGACGAAAATCGATAACCAAGTCATGATTGGCCACAACTGCCGTATTGGTCGTCACAATCTGCTGTGTAGCCAGGTTGGAATCGCCGGCAGTTGCACGACGGGTGACCACGTGATCTTGGCCGGCCAAGTGGGATTGAAGGATCACATCCATTTAGGAGATCGGACGATTGTCGGTGCCCAAGCGGGCGTGATGGAGGATTGCGTAGGGGATCAGGTTTATCTCGGATCCCCGGCAACGCCGCAACGAGAACAGATGCAAATCATGGCAGTGGAGCGTCGATTACCAGAGATGCGACGTGAACTCAAAACCTTGCGGCGGGACATGGAACGTATTGTCGACACATTCGAACCGGTGCCCCCAGCAGAGCCGATCGACCGCCGCAGCAAACGAGCGGCGTAA
- a CDS encoding LpxI family protein, translating into MPRPETKRITPPPIGLIAGWGRFPIEVARAIVAGGGNVCCIAIRGHASDELEAICESVKWSGVGRVGGHIRHFRRSGVEQVAMAGKLFKSDLLFSGSLWLRHLPDLQCLRTFGPLLFGRKRDARDDRLLLAVTNTYNRSGLQVCAPTDFAPELLVNHGMLTGQRPNAGRSRDIEVGWRVARQMGGMDIGQSITIKDGAVIAVEAIEGTDACIDRTGELCRRGGWTLVKVSKPNQDMRFDVPTIGPQTVDRVHKAGGTTIVIEADKTILVDRDETLAKARQAGIAIVAMKESDFQCNRVEAA; encoded by the coding sequence ATGCCACGCCCCGAAACAAAGCGAATTACGCCACCGCCGATTGGATTGATTGCCGGATGGGGGCGTTTTCCGATTGAGGTTGCTCGTGCGATTGTCGCTGGCGGTGGCAACGTCTGTTGCATCGCGATTCGGGGTCACGCCAGCGACGAGCTCGAAGCCATTTGCGAAAGCGTCAAATGGTCGGGTGTGGGTCGAGTCGGCGGCCACATTCGGCACTTTCGTCGTAGTGGTGTTGAGCAAGTGGCCATGGCGGGGAAACTGTTTAAGTCCGACTTGTTGTTTAGCGGTTCGCTATGGCTACGGCATTTGCCTGATCTTCAGTGTTTGCGAACGTTCGGCCCGTTGTTGTTTGGACGCAAACGGGACGCGCGTGATGATCGCTTGTTGTTGGCAGTTACGAACACTTACAACCGTAGTGGGCTGCAGGTTTGTGCCCCAACCGATTTTGCACCGGAGTTACTTGTGAATCATGGCATGTTGACGGGACAACGTCCCAACGCGGGTAGGTCGCGAGACATTGAAGTGGGGTGGCGTGTTGCTCGACAAATGGGTGGCATGGATATCGGGCAATCGATCACCATCAAAGACGGTGCGGTCATCGCCGTGGAAGCCATCGAAGGGACCGATGCATGTATCGATCGGACCGGTGAATTGTGCCGGCGTGGTGGGTGGACGCTTGTGAAAGTGAGCAAGCCGAACCAAGATATGCGCTTCGATGTTCCGACGATTGGTCCACAAACGGTCGATCGAGTCCACAAAGCGGGCGGCACGACGATTGTGATCGAAGCCGACAAGACGATTTTGGTGGATCGTGACGAGACCCTTGCGAAAGCGCGCCAAGCGGGAATCGCGATCGTTGCGATGAAGGAAAGTGATTTTCAATGCAACCGAGTCGAAGCGGCCTGA
- a CDS encoding 4-(cytidine 5'-diphospho)-2-C-methyl-D-erythritol kinase yields MQPSRSGLTSPLIALTRPPAKLNLFLELLRRREDGYHEIDTIMVPIDWSDTLRLRRIERCGINLSVNWSPSIEIVAARLGIDAKSEPDRFDQVLAIPTDGRNLVHQALGRFLDHFDVSGGFQCELVKSIPAGAGMGGASSDAAAALRCAAQLHGIPLNHPDLSRLASDLGSDVPFFLGIDGQSCLAARATGRGEKVAPIGFSSQIDVVVVFPAISLSTARVYSQATVPSDIETPDRLIDALQGGKLEGIAGGILNRLQGPALKIASQIEEILESMWRCGLIGCQLTGSGSACFGFVPSRVDSVRAAEWLRSQLEPGAIVTSARSVPVPSLIELHQSASH; encoded by the coding sequence ATGCAACCGAGTCGAAGCGGCCTGACGTCTCCGCTGATCGCGCTGACGCGTCCACCGGCAAAGCTCAATCTGTTTCTCGAGCTGTTGCGAAGACGAGAGGACGGTTACCACGAGATTGACACCATCATGGTCCCCATCGATTGGTCGGACACGCTGAGGCTACGTCGGATCGAGCGTTGCGGAATCAACCTTTCGGTCAACTGGTCTCCCTCGATTGAAATCGTCGCCGCTCGATTGGGCATCGACGCCAAGTCCGAGCCCGACCGGTTCGATCAGGTCTTGGCGATCCCCACCGATGGACGCAATTTGGTCCACCAGGCATTGGGCCGATTCCTCGATCATTTTGATGTCAGTGGCGGGTTTCAGTGTGAGTTGGTCAAATCGATTCCAGCCGGTGCAGGGATGGGCGGGGCGAGTAGCGACGCCGCCGCGGCGCTGCGATGTGCGGCCCAGCTACACGGGATCCCCCTCAATCACCCTGATCTGTCCCGTTTGGCATCGGACCTTGGAAGCGACGTGCCCTTCTTTCTTGGAATCGATGGCCAATCCTGTCTAGCCGCGAGAGCCACGGGGCGTGGAGAGAAGGTTGCCCCTATTGGCTTCTCTTCGCAAATTGACGTCGTTGTCGTCTTTCCTGCGATCAGTTTGTCGACCGCTCGGGTTTACTCTCAGGCGACCGTTCCGAGCGATATTGAGACGCCAGACCGATTGATTGATGCCCTCCAGGGTGGGAAGTTGGAGGGGATTGCCGGTGGTATTTTGAATCGGTTACAGGGACCCGCCTTAAAAATAGCGTCTCAAATTGAGGAAATTCTAGAATCGATGTGGCGTTGTGGGCTGATAGGGTGTCAATTAACGGGAAGCGGGTCGGCATGTTTCGGCTTCGTACCGTCGCGAGTGGATTCGGTGCGAGCAGCAGAATGGCTTCGCAGCCAGTTGGAACCGGGGGCCATCGTCACTTCGGCCCGTTCGGTCCCCGTGCCGTCGTTGATCGAATTGCATCAAAGCGCATCGCATTGA
- a CDS encoding SpoVG family protein: MEITEIRIKLMESSEDRLRAFCSITIDGCFVVRDLKIIDGANGPFVAMPSRKLTGHCQRCSHKNHLRATYCNHCGVKLQVDADLDSPQKLYADVAHPINSECRESIQSAVIEEFDAELARSREPGYRSRYDDDFGYEEGDSTETAIIDSDESETEGSSGPRRPHFLDPPTRERVSIEEDEDDFGAGIF; the protein is encoded by the coding sequence GTGGAAATTACTGAAATTCGTATCAAGCTGATGGAATCGTCCGAAGATCGACTGCGAGCGTTCTGCTCGATCACGATCGATGGGTGTTTTGTCGTCCGTGACCTGAAAATCATCGACGGTGCAAACGGTCCGTTTGTGGCAATGCCAAGTCGGAAATTGACGGGACATTGTCAACGTTGCAGTCATAAGAACCATTTGCGTGCGACGTACTGCAACCATTGCGGGGTCAAACTGCAAGTCGACGCCGATCTGGATTCACCTCAAAAGCTTTATGCTGACGTCGCCCATCCAATCAACAGCGAATGTCGCGAGAGCATTCAATCAGCAGTGATCGAGGAATTTGATGCCGAACTTGCCCGTTCTCGCGAACCGGGGTACCGGTCTCGATACGACGATGATTTTGGTTACGAGGAGGGCGACTCGACCGAAACCGCAATCATCGATAGTGACGAGTCGGAAACCGAGGGCTCGAGCGGTCCCCGTCGACCGCACTTTCTCGATCCGCCGACCCGAGAGCGTGTCAGCATCGAGGAGGACGAAGACGATTTCGGTGCAGGGATTTTTTAG
- a CDS encoding methyltransferase RsmF C-terminal domain-like protein — MGDAKAIDVSDLAAALGKWTFSADELTELATSLRRRHSSILRLRPELVAASLELSLAPIEWYSFGYRPTDPLARPSRWLPFAAGDYYLQDAGSLLALAAAELDSQRWHPANLVCDLCAAPGGKASAVAEQLGPAGFLLANEPIRSRLPALVHNLARTGSDRFAISSRDPADLASELPGCFDLVLVDAPCSGQALLSRKRQSTTAMQSSQIEHSAARQRRILSSAKSLLRPGGRLVYSTCTFATAENEDQVNWMVDELGMTVDPVDRLQAYASDLAPASYRLWPHRHSCAGSFAASLRRGDEAVERRTYRTQPSVKVERDLRQWFDFSDEAHRWFGSNANLYAIPSDAPEWVERVADQGCEIAYRTGKVWKPSHAAALRRSGPLRSQQAIDVDATQARSYLAGSPIPCTLRGWSVVRLHGRPLGWIKSDGRTGKNHLPAASRFANLDSGR, encoded by the coding sequence GTGGGTGATGCGAAAGCAATCGACGTATCCGACTTGGCCGCGGCCCTCGGCAAATGGACCTTTTCGGCTGACGAACTGACCGAGTTGGCAACGTCGCTTCGACGCAGGCACTCAAGTATTCTGCGGCTTCGCCCCGAGCTTGTCGCCGCTTCGCTTGAACTGTCGCTGGCGCCGATCGAGTGGTACTCGTTTGGCTATCGGCCGACCGATCCCTTGGCTCGACCGTCGCGATGGTTGCCCTTTGCCGCTGGCGACTATTACCTCCAAGATGCGGGATCGCTGCTAGCGCTTGCTGCCGCAGAACTCGATTCTCAGCGATGGCATCCCGCCAATCTTGTTTGTGATTTGTGTGCAGCCCCTGGTGGTAAGGCATCCGCCGTTGCCGAACAATTGGGGCCCGCCGGTTTCTTGCTTGCCAACGAACCGATCCGATCTCGCCTTCCCGCATTGGTTCACAACCTCGCTCGTACCGGATCGGATCGGTTTGCGATCAGCAGCAGGGACCCCGCCGATTTGGCGAGTGAGTTGCCGGGGTGTTTTGATCTCGTCTTGGTTGACGCCCCGTGCAGCGGGCAAGCGCTGTTGTCACGAAAACGCCAATCCACGACGGCGATGCAATCGAGCCAGATTGAGCATAGCGCGGCACGGCAGCGTCGGATTTTGTCGTCCGCCAAGTCGCTGCTTCGCCCCGGGGGACGGCTCGTCTACAGCACCTGCACGTTTGCGACCGCTGAGAACGAAGATCAGGTCAACTGGATGGTCGATGAACTCGGCATGACGGTGGACCCTGTCGACCGGTTGCAGGCGTATGCATCGGATCTCGCTCCGGCCAGCTACCGATTGTGGCCACATCGACATTCGTGTGCTGGCAGCTTCGCCGCATCGCTGCGTCGAGGAGACGAGGCCGTCGAACGGAGAACCTATCGGACCCAACCATCGGTCAAGGTTGAGAGGGACCTTCGCCAGTGGTTCGACTTTTCCGACGAGGCACATCGTTGGTTCGGTTCCAATGCGAACCTCTATGCGATTCCGAGTGATGCACCCGAGTGGGTCGAACGCGTTGCCGATCAAGGTTGTGAAATCGCCTATCGTACCGGCAAGGTTTGGAAACCGTCGCATGCCGCTGCCTTGCGCCGCAGCGGTCCGCTACGCAGCCAACAAGCGATCGATGTCGACGCGACCCAGGCTCGATCCTATTTGGCGGGATCGCCGATCCCGTGTACCCTTCGCGGATGGAGCGTCGTTCGGCTCCATGGGCGACCGCTCGGTTGGATTAAATCGGACGGGCGAACGGGAAAGAACCATTTGCCGGCTGCATCACGATTCGCGAACCTCGACAGCGGTCGGTGA
- a CDS encoding cold-shock protein, translating to MSVSLGQSAFLFREYWVEKMAEGKIKRITDKGFGFIETDTGTDMFFHSSALEGVSYDDLREGQLVSYNVGKGPKGPRAENVQVIGE from the coding sequence GTGAGCGTTTCACTTGGCCAAAGCGCATTCCTGTTTAGAGAGTATTGGGTAGAGAAGATGGCAGAAGGCAAGATCAAGCGGATTACTGACAAAGGTTTCGGATTCATTGAAACCGACACCGGTACCGACATGTTCTTTCACAGTTCGGCGCTTGAAGGCGTCAGCTACGACGATTTACGAGAAGGTCAACTTGTCTCGTACAACGTTGGAAAAGGCCCCAAAGGCCCGCGCGCGGAAAACGTGCAGGTTATTGGAGAGTAG